One Succinispira mobilis DSM 6222 genomic window carries:
- a CDS encoding cache domain-containing protein, which produces MKLLLTETSIMNRIRIQFTISTLLTIICIGIVVFYNWRMSINETIYKLQEESSKNIEFAVEYYIQKPMSINRISQSLIENNLIQINDKLERQKFFPNILLAADTNIYSVSYGTGTGEYFGARRVAENKIQYILVDASTQGHSQYFNLDDKLEVQKLSFTLGKFDPRSRDWYQKAKLKKMTTFSNIYKHFVLEDLALTAAYPVYSPAGQLQGVFGAHIALSKISEYLEKISQDIGAIAYIVESDSDELVANSVKKVNFSKNEQGNFRRINISQILVLGPTVTIRNKGYNILCST; this is translated from the coding sequence ATGAAGTTATTATTAACAGAAACATCAATAATGAACAGAATCCGCATTCAGTTTACCATTTCTACATTGCTTACTATTATCTGTATTGGAATAGTTGTTTTTTATAATTGGCGAATGTCGATAAATGAAACAATTTATAAGTTGCAGGAAGAATCTAGCAAGAATATTGAATTTGCTGTAGAGTACTATATTCAAAAACCTATGTCAATTAATCGAATTAGTCAAAGTTTAATTGAAAATAATCTTATTCAAATTAATGATAAATTGGAGCGACAGAAATTTTTCCCGAATATCTTGCTTGCCGCGGATACCAATATATACAGCGTTAGCTATGGGACAGGAACTGGAGAATATTTTGGTGCTAGACGTGTTGCTGAAAACAAAATTCAGTATATACTTGTAGACGCTAGTACCCAGGGGCATTCACAATATTTTAATTTAGATGATAAACTGGAGGTTCAGAAATTAAGTTTTACCTTAGGTAAATTTGATCCGCGGAGTCGAGATTGGTATCAGAAAGCTAAACTAAAAAAGATGACAACTTTTTCTAATATTTACAAACACTTTGTATTAGAAGACTTAGCATTGACTGCTGCTTATCCGGTTTATTCCCCCGCGGGGCAATTACAAGGTGTTTTTGGTGCACACATAGCTTTGTCAAAAATTAGTGAATATCTAGAGAAAATTTCTCAAGATATAGGTGCAATAGCTTATATCGTAGAAAGTGATTCTGATGAACTAGTTGCTAATTCTGTAAAAAAAGTTAATTTTTCAAAAAATGAACAAGGTAACTTTAGAAGAATAAATATTTCTCAGATTTTAGTATTAGGGCCTACCGTGACTATAAGGAACAAGGGATACAATATTCTTTGCTCGACATAG
- a CDS encoding GGDEF domain-containing protein, which translates to MLDIAGDKLNFKIMPFSYQGLNWLIITLIPESPYIKYIYSSMFYASILTALIVFVAISIWTRSIKHSLQPVYYLMDISENFSHCDLTQRAKIRKTDEVGKLACAFNNMAEEICLLINNLESKVRERTLELEKANTELNTAKAEIEIAAQLDFLTGLYNRRFMLAKLEEYVSNEKFKDNSLAVLLIDVDFFKKVNDTYGHDVGDMGLKVISQKLQETIRVGDIVARWGGEEFLIFANNSNRVGAEKLAERLRSEIQGTKIEYQNKEIFVTISLGIALNSFDIQNNVTLLIRRADEALYLAKSKGRNRFEMWTNTIEK; encoded by the coding sequence TTGCTCGACATAGCTGGAGATAAGTTAAACTTTAAAATAATGCCTTTTTCTTATCAAGGTCTAAACTGGTTAATAATAACTTTAATTCCCGAATCGCCTTATATTAAATACATTTATTCAAGCATGTTTTACGCTAGTATACTTACGGCTTTGATTGTTTTTGTAGCAATTAGCATTTGGACTCGAAGTATCAAGCACTCACTACAACCAGTATACTATTTGATGGATATTTCTGAAAATTTTTCTCATTGTGATCTTACGCAAAGAGCAAAAATTCGCAAAACAGATGAAGTTGGTAAATTAGCATGTGCGTTTAATAATATGGCTGAAGAAATCTGTTTGTTGATTAATAATCTAGAATCTAAGGTGCGGGAACGGACTTTAGAACTAGAAAAAGCCAATACAGAGCTTAATACAGCAAAAGCGGAAATAGAAATCGCGGCACAATTAGACTTTTTAACAGGTTTATATAATAGACGATTTATGTTGGCAAAATTAGAAGAGTATGTTTCAAATGAAAAATTCAAAGATAACAGTTTAGCGGTATTATTAATAGATGTAGATTTTTTTAAAAAAGTAAATGACACCTATGGCCATGATGTAGGTGATATGGGTTTGAAAGTAATATCTCAAAAACTTCAAGAAACAATTAGAGTAGGGGATATAGTGGCACGCTGGGGCGGCGAAGAATTTTTGATTTTCGCTAATAATTCTAATCGTGTCGGCGCTGAAAAATTAGCGGAACGCTTAAGAAGTGAAATTCAAGGAACAAAAATAGAGTATCAGAACAAGGAAATATTTGTGACAATTTCTTTAGGTATAGCACTAAATAGTTTTGATATACAAAATAATGTAACTCTATTAATAAGAAGAGCAGATGAAGCTTTGTACTTAGCTAAAAGTAAAGGTCGAAATCGCTTTGAGATGTGGACAAATACAATAGAAAAATAA
- a CDS encoding sensor domain-containing diguanylate cyclase yields the protein MYNYQINILILSSDSEIEQTLTKLAIEFSSIPIKFNTARTYETSCSIDYLILDTNFAEELTLDFSVTTIPTIFLIKQGALPQKLEFCTSHIYNIWFNFANSKLFKPQFKTFLDSLKTNRELHQTNTYLDTLINNIPSLVWFKNLAGIHLKVNDAFCDLVGKAKTDIEGKNHYYIWDIPKEVYERSDYVCLDTDLVIIDSKKPQAFDEKVFSKKGMRQFTTYKAPIFDEKDNLVGTLGCAYDITELKNINTELELILNSMPFAVLIEDNEHHVLSVNKKFREIFGIDHKTFLGKIYDFNALIQDSNFESLFFDAHKNIHLYKDNTEIILDLQTHPLFNFFKDNIGNIHIYRDVTLEKSFENQLRQLAYTDQLTGLYVRHYLHEITNTTDTRKLNLLYIDLDNFKNVNDTYGHLFGDKILCQFSDLLKTFFPTETLVRIGGDEFVVILDETFTQETIKARADFFLHEVTKIFAPFEPTRCLSASIGIAFSNSNNYCIDVVLKKSDQALYKAKKQGKNCYAIYGENNK from the coding sequence TTGTATAATTACCAAATTAACATTCTTATATTAAGTTCCGACTCCGAAATCGAACAAACACTTACTAAATTGGCTATTGAATTTTCTTCAATTCCCATAAAATTCAATACCGCAAGAACGTATGAAACTTCCTGCTCAATAGACTACCTTATCTTAGATACTAATTTTGCTGAAGAATTAACTTTAGATTTTTCTGTAACTACAATTCCTACTATTTTCCTCATTAAGCAAGGGGCTTTGCCTCAAAAGTTAGAATTTTGCACTTCGCATATCTATAATATTTGGTTCAATTTTGCTAATTCCAAGCTATTTAAACCTCAATTTAAGACTTTCCTTGATTCTCTTAAAACCAACAGAGAGTTACATCAAACAAATACTTACTTAGATACTTTAATAAATAATATACCTAGTCTTGTCTGGTTTAAAAATCTCGCTGGAATTCATTTGAAAGTCAACGATGCTTTTTGTGATTTAGTAGGTAAGGCAAAAACTGATATTGAAGGTAAAAACCACTATTATATCTGGGATATTCCCAAAGAAGTATATGAGAGAAGTGATTACGTTTGTTTAGATACTGATTTAGTCATTATTGACTCTAAAAAACCTCAAGCATTTGATGAAAAAGTTTTTAGTAAAAAAGGAATGCGCCAATTTACTACGTATAAGGCTCCTATATTTGATGAAAAAGACAACTTGGTAGGGACTCTAGGCTGCGCCTATGATATAACTGAATTGAAAAACATCAATACAGAATTAGAATTGATTTTAAATAGCATGCCTTTTGCTGTTTTGATTGAGGACAATGAGCACCACGTACTTAGTGTCAACAAAAAATTTCGAGAAATATTCGGTATTGATCATAAAACTTTTTTAGGGAAAATATACGACTTTAATGCCCTTATCCAAGATTCTAATTTCGAAAGTCTCTTTTTTGATGCCCATAAAAATATTCATCTTTATAAAGATAATACAGAAATTATTCTTGATTTACAAACTCATCCTCTTTTTAATTTTTTTAAAGATAATATCGGTAATATACATATCTATCGTGATGTAACTTTAGAGAAAAGTTTTGAAAATCAATTGCGTCAACTAGCTTATACTGATCAGCTTACTGGGCTCTATGTTCGTCATTATCTACATGAAATAACTAATACAACAGATACTCGAAAATTAAATTTACTATATATCGACTTGGACAATTTTAAAAATGTTAATGACACCTACGGGCATTTATTCGGCGATAAAATTCTTTGTCAATTCAGCGATCTGTTAAAAACATTCTTTCCTACAGAAACGCTAGTCCGAATAGGCGGGGATGAGTTTGTCGTAATTTTAGATGAAACATTCACTCAAGAAACAATTAAGGCTCGTGCTGATTTTTTTCTCCATGAAGTAACAAAAATCTTTGCGCCTTTTGAACCAACAAGGTGCTTATCAGCTAGTATAGGGATTGCTTTTAGTAATTCTAATAATTACTGTATTGATGTAGTTTTGAAAAAAAGCGACCAAGCCCTTTATAAAGCTAAAAAACAAGGTAAAAATTGCTATGCAATTTATGGTGAAAATAACAAATAA
- a CDS encoding iron-containing alcohol dehydrogenase encodes MQNFIYDIDTKIYFGKNQLDNLIIELNNLGAKKPLIVYGGGSIKANGIYKKIIMLLKSAGLLWEELAGVQPNPRVETVEEGIKICREKNCDIILAVGGGSSIDTAKLIATAVFYPAEAWDIVKAPNKIVDALPIITVVTMAATGSEMNTIAVISNMKTKEKIGTRHPLMRPKVSFLDPTYTFTVSRYQTAAGVVDIMSHVLENYFSRYRASFIQDKMCEGLLQACIKYGPIALQTPNNYEARANLMWAASWAINGSLSLGKADPWSCHSIEHQLSAYYDITHGVGLAIIIPHWMEYVLKEETLDKFYEYGTNVWNIDAGLDKESVARLAIAKTRQFFSALGMPEKLHELDVSETYFEEMSEKAATLALKTAYVALSSEDINKIYRAAL; translated from the coding sequence ATGCAAAATTTTATTTATGACATTGATACTAAAATATATTTCGGTAAAAATCAACTGGATAATCTAATAATTGAGTTAAATAATCTAGGTGCAAAAAAACCGCTTATAGTATATGGTGGAGGTAGCATCAAAGCAAATGGTATTTATAAAAAAATAATTATGCTTTTGAAATCAGCAGGATTATTATGGGAGGAATTAGCTGGTGTTCAGCCGAATCCTAGAGTTGAAACCGTTGAAGAAGGAATAAAAATTTGTCGTGAAAAAAACTGTGATATTATTTTAGCTGTTGGCGGGGGTTCGAGCATTGATACAGCTAAATTAATTGCAACGGCAGTTTTTTATCCAGCTGAAGCATGGGATATTGTCAAGGCGCCGAATAAAATAGTTGACGCCTTACCAATTATCACAGTTGTAACAATGGCGGCAACTGGTAGTGAGATGAATACTATTGCAGTTATTTCCAATATGAAAACGAAAGAAAAAATCGGTACTCGACATCCATTAATGCGGCCTAAAGTATCTTTTTTAGATCCAACCTATACTTTTACAGTCTCAAGATATCAAACTGCTGCTGGAGTTGTAGATATCATGTCGCATGTTTTAGAAAATTATTTTAGTAGGTATCGAGCTAGTTTTATTCAAGATAAGATGTGTGAAGGATTATTACAAGCTTGTATAAAATATGGACCGATTGCCTTACAAACTCCTAATAATTATGAAGCACGAGCTAATTTGATGTGGGCGGCTAGTTGGGCAATAAACGGTTCTTTATCACTTGGCAAAGCAGATCCATGGTCATGTCATAGCATTGAACATCAATTATCAGCTTATTATGATATAACACATGGTGTAGGGTTAGCGATTATTATTCCACATTGGATGGAATATGTTCTTAAAGAAGAAACATTGGATAAATTTTATGAGTACGGCACCAATGTTTGGAATATTGATGCTGGCTTAGATAAGGAAAGCGTTGCTAGATTGGCAATAGCAAAAACTCGACAGTTTTTTTCAGCGTTAGGAATGCCTGAGAAACTGCACGAGCTAGATGTTTCTGAAACTTACTTCGAAGAAATGTCGGAAAAAGCTGCAACTTTGGCTTTGAAAACTGCATATGTTGCTTTAAGCAGCGAGGATATAAATAAAATATACAGAGCTGCATTATAA
- the pepT gene encoding peptidase T has product MRQRLVDRFFRYVAVSSQSKTGVLEVPSTPGQRELAEVLKKDLAELGLVDLSLSDTSVLIGRLPANLPEEFKGELPKVGFIAHLDTVDVNLSPNIKPQIIKNYAGEDICLNKDQAIFIRVAEHPELKKYIGQDIICSDGTSVLGADNKAAIATMLTTLEILQADKTLYHGELYFVFVPDEEVGLKGAKTIDFSKLPIDFAYTIDCCELGEVVYETFNAGSAIINIKGISAHPMSAKGVLLNPTLVAVDLINCFNRLETPENTDGTDGYIWVQAMESNQSLAKVTLNIRDHNKLRYENRKKYIQEVIEFIKLRYPRAKIEYTLTDVYGNIRDAITDENKNCVDYIYQAMKNLQIEPKTIAMRGGTDGSYISTQGIPTPNFFTGAHNFHSNSEFLPIDSFEKSCAMMLEIVKLIYTNKNK; this is encoded by the coding sequence ATGAGACAAAGATTAGTTGACAGATTCTTCCGTTATGTAGCTGTTAGTAGTCAAAGTAAGACAGGAGTATTAGAAGTTCCTAGTACACCAGGGCAACGCGAACTTGCTGAAGTTTTAAAAAAAGATTTAGCAGAATTAGGCTTAGTAGACTTATCTTTAAGTGACACATCAGTATTAATTGGCAGACTACCAGCAAATTTACCAGAAGAGTTTAAAGGGGAATTACCCAAGGTTGGTTTTATAGCTCATCTTGATACAGTTGATGTTAATTTAAGTCCCAATATAAAACCTCAGATAATTAAAAATTATGCTGGAGAAGATATTTGCTTAAATAAAGATCAGGCAATATTCATAAGAGTAGCAGAACATCCTGAATTAAAAAAATACATTGGACAAGATATTATTTGCAGTGATGGTACTAGTGTTTTAGGAGCAGATAATAAGGCAGCGATAGCTACCATGCTTACGACCTTAGAGATCTTACAAGCAGACAAAACGCTTTATCATGGTGAGCTGTATTTTGTATTTGTTCCAGATGAGGAAGTTGGTTTAAAGGGCGCAAAAACTATTGATTTTTCAAAACTTCCTATTGATTTTGCCTATACAATTGATTGTTGTGAACTTGGAGAAGTTGTTTATGAAACTTTTAATGCTGGAAGTGCAATTATTAATATAAAGGGGATAAGTGCACATCCGATGTCAGCAAAGGGGGTACTTCTAAATCCAACTTTAGTAGCAGTTGACTTGATAAATTGTTTCAATCGATTAGAAACACCTGAAAATACTGATGGAACTGATGGATATATTTGGGTACAAGCAATGGAGTCCAATCAAAGCTTAGCCAAAGTTACTTTAAATATTCGTGATCATAATAAATTACGTTATGAAAATAGAAAAAAATACATACAAGAAGTAATAGAATTTATTAAATTAAGGTATCCTCGAGCTAAAATTGAATATACTTTAACTGATGTATATGGTAATATTCGCGATGCAATTACGGATGAAAATAAAAATTGTGTTGATTATATTTACCAAGCGATGAAAAATTTGCAAATTGAACCAAAAACAATTGCAATGCGCGGTGGAACAGATGGTTCATACATTTCAACTCAAGGGATACCTACACCTAATTTTTTCACCGGTGCTCATAATTTTCATTCTAATAGTGAGTTTTTGCCAATAGATTCTTTTGAAAAATCTTGTGCAATGATGTTAGAAATTGTTAAATTGATTTATACTAATAAAAACAAATGA
- a CDS encoding helix-turn-helix domain-containing protein: MKNKDRYKLIQELKNTSCIKHFIAKNNKEFKKENFSEYLDRILKEKNLTKAHVIRKSGLEQSYAYHIFSGDRNPSRKKVLALAIALELDIAKTQYLLKLANVGELYIRSQWDCVILHALNKNLNVIETNQLLEELEETEFLE; encoded by the coding sequence ATGAAAAATAAAGATAGGTATAAATTAATTCAAGAGTTGAAAAACACTTCCTGCATAAAACATTTTATTGCTAAAAATAACAAAGAGTTTAAAAAAGAAAATTTCTCGGAATACTTAGATAGAATTTTAAAGGAAAAAAATCTAACTAAAGCACATGTTATCAGAAAGTCGGGTTTAGAACAAAGTTATGCGTATCATATTTTTTCAGGGGACAGAAATCCATCTAGAAAGAAAGTTCTAGCATTAGCTATTGCTTTAGAATTAGATATAGCTAAAACACAATATTTGCTAAAATTAGCTAATGTAGGCGAGTTATATATTCGTAGTCAGTGGGATTGTGTTATTTTACATGCATTGAACAAAAATTTAAATGTTATAGAAACAAATCAATTACTGGAAGAGTTAGAGGAGACGGAATTTTTGGAATAA
- a CDS encoding replication initiation protein, with amino-acid sequence MAVKSNLFLDFFNKAYFAQSLKLIEAKYKLDLLEQKIIEQIILKMESNDEKFVKFENHNLLQICGLEEIKGQQKIKDACRRLLSRVLSLKDKNNETRQTHWVQSIVYQEKHIIIELNCYLKPFLLQLKSILIYLNSKELMKMKSQYSGGIYIFLKYYYEINRANKIRFTLIELIELLGCSYKKYFDFRVNVLDMLERDINKNTDMQIRYFPEKIGRKVEYINFEFSIN; translated from the coding sequence TTGGCTGTTAAAAGTAATTTATTTCTGGATTTTTTTAATAAAGCTTATTTTGCTCAATCTTTAAAATTAATAGAAGCTAAATATAAATTAGATTTGCTTGAACAAAAAATTATTGAACAAATAATTTTAAAAATGGAAAGCAATGATGAGAAATTTGTAAAATTTGAAAATCATAATTTATTGCAAATTTGTGGACTGGAAGAAATTAAAGGTCAACAAAAAATAAAGGATGCCTGTAGACGTTTATTGAGTAGAGTTTTAAGTCTTAAAGATAAAAATAATGAAACAAGACAAACACACTGGGTGCAGTCAATAGTTTATCAAGAAAAACATATTATTATCGAATTGAATTGCTATTTAAAACCATTTTTACTTCAATTGAAAAGTATTTTGATATATCTTAATAGTAAAGAATTAATGAAAATGAAAAGCCAATATTCGGGTGGGATTTATATCTTTTTAAAATATTATTATGAAATAAATCGGGCGAATAAAATACGTTTTACTTTAATAGAGCTTATAGAATTATTAGGTTGTAGCTATAAAAAATATTTTGATTTTAGAGTTAATGTTTTAGATATGCTGGAAAGGGATATAAATAAAAATACTGATATGCAAATAAGATATTTTCCTGAAAAAATAGGACGTAAGGTAGAATATATAAATTTCGAATTCAGTATAAACTAA
- a CDS encoding sodium:proton antiporter, whose product MEKFSKKVVKDRILKVLGILSIIFFIPSISFAAGDIQSVSFPLWSIIPFVGILLSIAICPIVNMHWWEDNMGKISLFWTLLFVIPSGLLFGLEQAWYEFLHIMIVDYIPFIILVAGLFVVAGGINVAGTLPNTPLSNSLIIFLGTCLSSIVGTTGATMLVIRPLISANINRKMKVHTIIFLLFLVSNIGGSLTPVGDPPLFLGFLHGVPFFWTLNLFKPWIFNVTLLLITYFMLDSFFYRRENKELYYKRKKMSSLNFFKGFFSLESPSESVGEKIKIHGLHNLVFLGGILLAVILSGALAHNPLFFDVAANSAKGISLMNYQGHEFKLGYLNLLRDVVIIFMAVLSLKFTSKEIRAANKFNWHPVQEVALLFAGIFATIVPALKILQERGGELGVSSPAQFFWITGILSSFLDNAPTYLVFVSIAGQMGETIGIITDLGIINEHVLLAISCGAVFMGANTYIGNAPNFMTKSIAEENGIKMPSFFGYMLWSGVVLIPLFLLNTVLFFS is encoded by the coding sequence ATGGAGAAATTTTCTAAAAAAGTTGTTAAAGACAGGATTTTAAAGGTATTAGGCATATTAAGTATTATTTTTTTTATACCTAGTATCTCGTTCGCAGCTGGTGATATTCAAAGTGTTTCCTTCCCTTTGTGGAGTATAATTCCTTTTGTCGGTATTTTGCTATCAATAGCAATTTGTCCAATTGTAAATATGCATTGGTGGGAAGACAATATGGGGAAGATTAGTTTATTTTGGACGTTGCTGTTTGTAATTCCTTCAGGCCTGCTGTTTGGGTTAGAACAAGCTTGGTATGAATTTCTGCATATTATGATAGTTGACTACATTCCGTTTATTATTTTAGTTGCGGGACTTTTTGTTGTAGCTGGAGGGATAAATGTTGCAGGAACATTGCCAAATACTCCTTTATCGAATTCTTTGATAATTTTTTTAGGGACTTGTTTATCAAGCATTGTCGGTACAACAGGAGCTACAATGCTTGTAATTCGTCCTTTGATAAGTGCAAATATTAATAGAAAAATGAAAGTTCACACGATAATTTTTCTGCTTTTTTTAGTTAGTAATATTGGCGGTTCGTTGACACCAGTAGGAGATCCACCCTTGTTTTTAGGATTTCTCCATGGCGTACCTTTTTTTTGGACTTTAAATTTGTTTAAACCTTGGATTTTTAATGTTACTCTTTTATTAATAACTTATTTTATGTTAGACAGTTTTTTTTATCGCAGAGAAAACAAAGAGTTATACTATAAAAGAAAAAAAATGTCGAGTTTAAATTTCTTCAAAGGATTTTTTAGCTTAGAAAGTCCAAGTGAGAGCGTGGGCGAAAAAATAAAGATTCACGGCCTTCATAATTTAGTGTTTTTGGGTGGTATTTTATTAGCGGTCATTCTTAGTGGAGCATTAGCTCATAATCCGTTATTTTTTGATGTAGCGGCAAATAGTGCTAAGGGAATAAGTTTAATGAACTATCAAGGGCATGAATTTAAACTTGGTTATTTAAATTTGTTGCGTGATGTTGTTATTATTTTTATGGCTGTATTGTCTTTAAAATTTACTAGTAAAGAAATAAGAGCCGCGAATAAATTTAATTGGCATCCAGTTCAAGAGGTAGCCTTATTGTTTGCAGGGATATTTGCCACAATAGTTCCAGCTTTAAAAATTCTCCAGGAGCGAGGTGGAGAACTCGGTGTAAGTTCGCCTGCACAGTTTTTCTGGATTACGGGAATTTTATCGAGTTTCCTTGACAATGCTCCTACATACCTTGTTTTTGTAAGCATTGCCGGACAAATGGGGGAGACTATAGGTATCATAACAGACTTAGGTATAATAAATGAACACGTTCTTTTAGCAATTTCTTGTGGGGCTGTTTTTATGGGCGCCAATACTTATATTGGCAATGCGCCTAATTTCATGACTAAATCGATTGCTGAAGAAAATGGAATAAAAATGCCCAGCTTTTTTGGATACATGCTTTGGTCAGGAGTAGTGCTAATCCCATTATTTTTGCTTAATACGGTGTTGTTTTTCAGTTGA
- a CDS encoding EAL domain-containing protein, which yields MIGLEALIRWQPSNSNVVIPPNLFIPLIEKSNLIIPIGEWVLITACKFAMFLLEQGFETPVAVNISRLQFKNPYIITLINSVLEETKLPANLLELEITEGILMDNHQECELILDELKGMGVKIAIDDFGTGYSSLSYLKRFAVDKIKIDRSFIKDIPEKDSGVIAKVIIDLANNLRIKVIAEGIETDAQLDFLKVNNCFEAQGFMFSKPLKSDSLLDFLKKYQ from the coding sequence ATAATTGGTTTAGAAGCGCTAATTCGTTGGCAACCTAGTAATTCTAATGTTGTAATTCCACCAAATCTTTTTATCCCACTAATTGAAAAATCAAACTTAATTATACCTATCGGCGAATGGGTATTAATTACTGCTTGCAAATTTGCAATGTTTCTTTTAGAGCAAGGTTTTGAAACTCCTGTCGCAGTAAATATCTCTCGTTTGCAATTTAAAAATCCCTATATTATTACCCTCATTAACTCAGTGCTAGAGGAAACTAAATTACCCGCAAACCTTCTAGAACTAGAAATCACTGAAGGAATTTTAATGGATAATCACCAAGAATGTGAGTTAATTCTTGACGAACTTAAAGGAATGGGTGTAAAAATTGCTATTGATGACTTTGGTACGGGTTACTCTTCTCTTTCTTATCTGAAGCGCTTTGCTGTTGATAAAATTAAGATAGATCGTTCCTTTATAAAAGACATTCCTGAAAAAGACAGTGGTGTAATAGCTAAAGTAATTATCGACTTAGCTAATAACCTTAGAATTAAGGTAATTGCCGAAGGCATTGAAACTGACGCACAACTAGACTTCTTAAAAGTAAATAATTGTTTTGAAGCTCAAGGGTTTATGTTCTCTAAACCCCTAAAATCTGATAGCTTATTAGATTTTCTCAAAAAATATCAATAA
- a CDS encoding cache domain-containing protein: MILIFIIYASFFNLKNKQYFEQTNKDSLLKDAKQIATEVQLFMNTYQIIVEQMQKSPDFATIASRLNDRTAKFTDPLYPKINNRLQQIRQNDNNIALVYIGVLKSNDLITNIYEYAPPADYVLSERNWYKQSKNLNRATITSPYIDIVTKKVVLTISIPLLKDGIQVGVAGLDLMLDDIYKIMSNYKIGDKGYAVLLRKDGSIIYHPQYDFSQNWNEVNISDLLEKNSSTILSGKSGLIEYTYQGEDKYLAYLPIENSDLIVAAIIPESQVYAPLKSFLFTNILVLFLVLILISILLVYLEKTIAKPIVIISNALENFTKNDLSITLPNELLLRQDEIGNLARSLKFMSQKISNHVLEIDERNLALSEEISIRTMIQIRLEMILKLLSGTREAIFILDESYTCLYKNNAFEELNITPKDDFDKVNIIDKILSSKAHLLQELLKTGQIVKEVSFQNNNGIIICLFDRL, encoded by the coding sequence ATTATATTAATTTTCATAATTTATGCCAGTTTTTTCAACCTTAAAAATAAACAGTATTTTGAACAAACTAATAAAGACTCCCTTTTAAAGGATGCCAAACAAATCGCTACAGAAGTTCAATTATTCATGAACACTTACCAAATCATTGTAGAGCAAATGCAGAAAAGCCCTGATTTTGCGACAATTGCGTCTCGATTAAATGATAGAACTGCCAAATTCACCGACCCACTTTATCCTAAAATCAACAATCGCCTCCAACAAATAAGACAAAACGACAATAATATTGCTTTAGTTTATATTGGTGTCCTAAAAAGCAATGATTTAATTACTAATATCTACGAATATGCTCCCCCTGCTGATTATGTCCTTAGCGAAAGAAATTGGTATAAACAGAGTAAAAACCTCAATCGTGCTACAATTACCAGTCCTTATATCGACATTGTAACCAAAAAAGTAGTACTTACAATTTCTATTCCATTACTTAAAGATGGTATCCAAGTTGGTGTTGCAGGCTTAGACTTAATGCTCGATGATATTTATAAGATAATGTCAAATTATAAAATTGGCGATAAGGGTTACGCTGTTTTACTTAGAAAGGACGGTTCAATTATCTATCATCCCCAATATGATTTTTCTCAAAATTGGAATGAGGTAAACATTTCTGATTTACTGGAAAAAAATTCTTCCACTATTCTTTCAGGAAAAAGCGGCTTAATTGAGTATACTTATCAAGGTGAGGATAAGTATCTAGCTTATCTTCCTATCGAAAATTCAGATTTAATTGTAGCCGCCATTATTCCCGAATCCCAAGTCTATGCGCCTTTAAAAAGTTTCCTTTTTACAAATATCCTGGTTTTATTTTTAGTATTAATCCTTATTTCTATCCTCCTAGTTTACTTAGAAAAAACCATTGCTAAACCTATTGTTATTATTTCTAATGCCTTAGAAAATTTTACCAAAAATGATTTATCGATAACTTTGCCAAATGAATTGCTCTTGCGTCAAGATGAGATAGGAAATCTTGCTCGCAGTTTAAAGTTCATGTCGCAGAAAATTTCTAATCATGTTTTAGAAATTGATGAGCGCAACTTAGCTTTATCAGAAGAAATAAGTATTAGAACGATGATCCAAATACGCTTGGAAATGATTTTGAAATTACTTTCAGGAACTCGTGAAGCAATATTTATTTTAGATGAAAGCTATACTTGTTTATACAAGAACAATGCTTTTGAAGAATTAAATATTACTCCCAAAGATGACTTCGATAAAGTCAACATTATTGATAAAATTTTATCTAGCAAAGCTCACTTACTGCAAGAACTTTTAAAAACCGGACAAATTGTAAAAGAAGTTTCTTTTCAAAATAATAATGGGATAATTATTTGTTTATTTGATAGATTGTAA